A part of Halobaculum sp. MBLA0143 genomic DNA contains:
- a CDS encoding DUF1028 domain-containing protein — MTFSIVARDPETEAVGVAVQSKFVGVGSVVPFAAADAGAVATQSFANVAYGPEGLDLLREGHDAATVIDRLTEEDEEAPQRQVGVVGQDGSVAAFTGDDCFDYAGDRQGETYTVQGNILENEATVDAMAETFETERADDAGLPEAMLAALHAGNEAGGDQRGQQGAALYVAKPEGGYDGNNDRWVDVRVDDHEEPIAELERVFKLYDVTLLEREEPEETRELDGQTARAVAETLADLGFYDGEPTTAFGESEREALEAFRGMNNFENHPLPVIEDALADGWDDADGDGEARMVDAIWHGLSQYDRK; from the coding sequence ATGACGTTCTCCATCGTCGCACGCGACCCGGAGACGGAGGCGGTCGGCGTGGCCGTCCAGTCGAAGTTCGTCGGCGTCGGCAGCGTGGTGCCGTTCGCCGCGGCCGACGCCGGTGCCGTCGCCACACAGAGCTTCGCCAACGTGGCGTACGGCCCGGAGGGCCTGGACCTCCTCCGGGAGGGCCACGACGCCGCGACCGTGATCGACCGACTCACCGAGGAAGACGAGGAGGCCCCCCAGCGCCAGGTGGGCGTCGTCGGCCAGGACGGCTCCGTCGCGGCGTTCACCGGCGACGACTGTTTCGACTACGCCGGCGACCGCCAGGGGGAGACGTACACGGTTCAGGGCAACATCCTGGAGAACGAGGCGACCGTCGACGCGATGGCAGAGACGTTCGAGACGGAGCGGGCCGACGACGCCGGACTGCCGGAGGCGATGCTCGCGGCGCTGCACGCCGGCAACGAGGCCGGCGGCGACCAACGTGGCCAACAGGGGGCGGCGCTGTACGTCGCCAAGCCGGAGGGCGGCTACGACGGCAACAACGACCGCTGGGTGGACGTGCGGGTGGACGACCACGAGGAACCGATCGCGGAGCTGGAGCGAGTGTTCAAGCTGTACGACGTGACGCTGCTGGAGCGCGAAGAGCCCGAGGAGACCCGAGAGCTGGACGGCCAGACGGCCCGCGCGGTCGCCGAGACGCTGGCGGATCTGGGCTTCTACGACGGGGAGCCGACGACGGCGTTCGGCGAGTCCGAACGCGAGGCGCTGGAGGCGTTCCGCGGGATGAACAACTTCGAGAACCACCCGTTGCCGGTGATCGAGGACGCGCTCGCGGACGGCTGGGACGACGCCGACGGCGACGGGGAAGCGCGGATGGTGGACGCCATCTGGCACGGGCTCTCGCAGTACGATCGGAAGTAA
- a CDS encoding adenylyltransferase/cytidyltransferase family protein, whose protein sequence is MTDDTDTDEAAATNRVVLAQGTFDLIHPGHLHYLSEAADHGDELHVVVARRENVSHKPTPVCPDRQRRDVLDALAVVDEAHVGDPDDYFVPVERIDPDVIVLGFDQHHDGDAISEQLRDRGLDCEVTRATGREPDYDGEILSSNEIVDRLVERESE, encoded by the coding sequence ATGACTGACGACACCGACACCGACGAGGCGGCGGCGACGAACCGTGTCGTCCTCGCGCAGGGGACGTTCGATCTGATCCACCCGGGACACCTCCACTACCTCTCCGAGGCGGCCGATCACGGCGACGAACTCCACGTCGTCGTCGCCCGCCGCGAGAACGTCTCTCACAAGCCCACCCCGGTGTGTCCCGACCGACAGCGCCGCGACGTGTTGGACGCGCTGGCGGTCGTCGACGAGGCACACGTCGGCGACCCGGACGACTACTTCGTCCCCGTCGAACGGATCGACCCGGACGTGATCGTCCTCGGGTTCGACCAACACCACGACGGCGACGCGATCAGCGAACAGCTCCGCGACCGTGGACTCGACTGTGAAGTCACTCGTGCCACCGGCCGCGAGCCCGACTACGACGGCGAGATTCTCTCGAGCAACGAGATCGTCGACCGGCTCGTCGAACGGGAGAGCGAGTAG